The following proteins are co-located in the Pseudomonadota bacterium genome:
- a CDS encoding MinD/ParA family protein — translation MENRRKKIIAVTSGKGGVGKSSIVSNMAYILGSNSESTYILDADLSLGNIDIMFGVVPKFNIKDLIEGKKTIGEIVVEGPGGVRFIPGTSGVSEFSSLTAEEKNILFSSFRELPEYDFLIVDTSAGISSNVIYFNSISDDIFIVVTPDPASITDSYAVIKVLYKKTGRKDFNIIVNMAKDEKEGLEIYKKLLSVTDKFLDVYLDFTGYIPMDKNINMATRKQKLWVKYFPDTQATKALLKICNRLVS, via the coding sequence ATGGAAAACAGGCGAAAGAAGATTATTGCAGTAACTAGCGGAAAAGGCGGAGTCGGCAAATCATCTATAGTTTCAAATATGGCTTATATACTTGGGTCAAACAGTGAATCGACGTACATTCTTGACGCTGACCTTTCGCTTGGGAATATAGATATCATGTTTGGTGTAGTTCCTAAATTTAATATAAAAGATTTGATCGAAGGGAAAAAAACTATCGGAGAAATTGTAGTTGAAGGTCCGGGCGGTGTCAGGTTTATCCCCGGTACATCCGGTGTTAGTGAGTTTTCCAGTCTTACTGCAGAAGAAAAAAATATATTATTTTCCTCTTTCCGGGAATTACCCGAATATGATTTCCTGATCGTTGACACCTCTGCCGGTATATCTTCCAATGTTATCTATTTTAATTCAATCAGCGACGATATTTTTATTGTGGTTACACCTGATCCGGCGAGCATTACCGATTCATATGCTGTAATTAAAGTTTTATATAAAAAAACAGGCAGAAAAGATTTTAACATTATAGTAAATATGGCAAAAGACGAGAAGGAAGGCCTTGAGATATACAAAAAACTTCTCTCTGTGACAGATAAATTTTTAGATGTTTACCTTGATTTTACCGGCTATATCCCAATGGACAAAAATATCAATATGGCTACAAGAAAACAGAAATTATGGGTTAAATATTTCCCTGATACGCAGGCAACAAAAGCTCTTTTAAAAATCTGCAATAGGTTGGTATCCTGA
- a CDS encoding FliA/WhiG family RNA polymerase sigma factor, translated as MWKRAYAQNIEDERERIVEEFIPIIKHLAYKVSKGFEEKNMIEDLISAGIVGLLEAIDKYDTKRGAKLNTFAYLRIRGAMIDELRSRDWFPRSARSKAKKIEEVIRKLENRLGRYPKEEEIAEEMHIDFEDYLSLMKDYKNLSILSIEDLHESIGEDREKIISYVTDESDDPEKYAEFHELEEMLAKEIERLPEKQKIVLSLYYHEDMNMKEIARTLSITEARVCQIHSQAIISLRSILKKRIHN; from the coding sequence ATGTGGAAAAGGGCATATGCTCAAAACATAGAAGATGAAAGGGAAAGAATTGTTGAAGAATTCATTCCTATTATTAAACATCTTGCTTACAAGGTTTCCAAAGGTTTTGAAGAAAAAAATATGATAGAAGACCTTATATCTGCCGGTATCGTAGGGCTGCTTGAAGCAATAGATAAGTATGATACAAAAAGGGGAGCAAAATTAAATACATTTGCTTATCTCAGGATAAGAGGTGCGATGATAGACGAACTCCGATCAAGAGACTGGTTCCCGAGAAGTGCAAGGTCTAAGGCAAAAAAGATAGAAGAAGTCATAAGGAAGCTTGAAAACAGGCTTGGTAGATATCCCAAGGAAGAAGAAATAGCTGAGGAAATGCATATAGATTTTGAAGATTATTTGTCATTGATGAAAGACTATAAAAATCTTTCTATTCTAAGTATAGAAGATTTGCATGAATCAATCGGAGAAGACAGAGAAAAAATCATCAGTTATGTAACGGATGAAAGCGATGACCCGGAAAAATATGCAGAGTTTCACGAATTGGAAGAGATGCTTGCAAAAGAGATAGAAAGGCTTCCCGAAAAACAAAAGATTGTTCTCAGCCTTTATTATCATGAAGATATGAATATGAAAGAAATTGCCAGGACACTATCAATTACCGAAGCAAGGGTTTGCCAGATTCATTCACAGGCCATAATTTCATTAAGATCAATCTTGAAAAAACGGATTCACAACTAA
- a CDS encoding HDOD domain-containing protein codes for MDNDYILNKLRRIELLPTFPNIVREVLGIIEDPMSSASDLARHLDPSMVGEILRIANSAYFGTRNFRNIATIEHAIAVIGYKQLSHIILQMPFISMIGGDDKGFDRNKFIRHSIICGAITDGISSVTFLGNPNEAYISGVMHDIGVIILYRYFKEQWDSILTLISDKKLSRLEAEKEVLSVNHGYVGAKLLEMWNIPKPITDSVMFHHNPEESEENMENVAVTFLGNIFSKKIDFKNDLISFADFMAIHRDFIEQITRFRQNISSNYEIRIFRKIYDALKNVNNYIEEVVGKDND; via the coding sequence ATGGATAACGATTATATCCTCAATAAGTTAAGAAGAATTGAATTGTTGCCAACTTTTCCAAATATTGTAAGGGAGGTTTTGGGCATCATTGAAGATCCTATGAGTTCTGCTTCCGATCTTGCAAGACATCTGGACCCATCTATGGTGGGAGAGATATTAAGGATAGCAAACAGCGCTTATTTTGGTACGAGAAATTTCAGAAATATTGCTACGATAGAACATGCAATAGCGGTAATAGGCTATAAACAGCTTTCGCATATTATCCTTCAGATGCCCTTTATCTCTATGATAGGTGGAGATGATAAGGGATTTGACAGGAACAAATTTATCAGACATTCCATAATCTGCGGTGCAATAACTGACGGAATAAGCTCGGTAACTTTTCTTGGAAACCCGAATGAGGCTTATATAAGCGGCGTAATGCATGATATAGGAGTAATTATATTATACCGATATTTTAAAGAACAATGGGATAGCATATTGACTTTAATCTCCGATAAAAAGCTGTCCAGACTTGAAGCGGAAAAAGAAGTGTTATCAGTTAATCATGGATATGTCGGTGCAAAGCTTTTGGAAATGTGGAATATACCTAAGCCGATAACAGACAGTGTTATGTTTCATCATAATCCCGAAGAGTCAGAAGAAAACATGGAAAATGTAGCGGTTACTTTTCTTGGAAACATTTTTTCGAAAAAAATTGATTTTAAAAATGATCTGATCAGTTTTGCTGATTTTATGGCAATCCATAGAGATTTTATCGAACAAATTACCAGGTTCAGACAGAACATTTCTTCAAATTATGAGATTAGAATTTTCAGGAAAATCTATGATGCGTTGAAAAATGTGAATAATTACATAGAAGAGGTAGTTGGGAAAGACAATGATTAA
- a CDS encoding chemotaxis response regulator protein-glutamate methylesterase — translation MIKVLVVDDSVFMRNAISRMLEKDDDIHVVGTARNGQEAIEKVDALRPDVVTLDIEMPVMNGIEALKHIIAKHGLPVIMFSALTKEGAEITMEALQIGASDFITKDFSNVSLNISTRENELINKVKSVAKNRVMILIKKLDQMRKPVAMHADNIDHNTSHSANNHGKCKILAIGASTGGPPALQHILTCFPKDFPVPIIIAQHMPKLFTQSFAQRLDKASQIMVKEAENGEMLKPGIALIAPGDTHMGIKRKGNDVVVELINDIKYTFRPSVDLLMSSTANVYGSHSLAIILTGMGNDGLVGIKEIKSKNGYVIVQDEDTCVVYGMPRAVVNANMADAVLPINKIPEEIIKVL, via the coding sequence ATGATTAAAGTTCTTGTAGTGGACGATTCGGTTTTCATGAGAAATGCAATATCGAGGATGCTCGAGAAAGATGATGATATTCATGTAGTAGGTACTGCAAGGAATGGTCAGGAAGCCATTGAAAAAGTTGATGCTTTAAGGCCAGATGTGGTAACGCTTGACATTGAGATGCCTGTAATGAACGGCATTGAGGCCCTTAAGCATATTATTGCCAAACATGGGCTGCCTGTTATTATGTTTAGTGCACTCACAAAAGAAGGCGCTGAAATCACAATGGAAGCCTTACAAATAGGGGCTTCTGACTTTATTACAAAGGATTTTTCAAATGTTTCGCTCAATATTTCCACAAGAGAGAACGAACTGATTAATAAAGTAAAGAGCGTTGCTAAAAATAGAGTTATGATTTTGATTAAAAAGCTCGACCAGATGCGAAAGCCTGTTGCTATGCATGCTGATAATATCGATCATAATACCAGCCACAGTGCCAATAATCATGGTAAATGTAAGATACTTGCCATAGGTGCATCTACTGGTGGACCGCCTGCACTTCAGCATATTCTTACATGTTTTCCCAAAGATTTTCCTGTACCGATAATTATTGCTCAGCACATGCCTAAATTGTTTACTCAGTCTTTTGCTCAGAGGCTGGACAAGGCTTCTCAGATAATGGTGAAGGAAGCAGAAAATGGAGAAATGTTAAAGCCCGGTATTGCACTGATTGCACCTGGCGATACACATATGGGTATTAAAAGAAAAGGGAATGATGTGGTTGTCGAGCTTATAAACGATATTAAATATACATTCCGACCCTCTGTTGACCTTCTTATGAGTTCCACTGCTAATGTGTACGGGTCTCATTCCCTTGCCATTATTTTAACAGGTATGGGAAATGACGGGCTGGTCGGAATAAAGGAAATAAAGTCAAAAAACGGTTACGTTATTGTCCAGGATGAAGATACATGTGTTGTTTATGGAATGCCCAGGGCTGTTGTAAATGCAAATATGGCTGATGCGGTATTGCCGATTAATAAGATACCGGAAGAAATTATTAAAGTTCTGTGA
- a CDS encoding HEAT repeat domain-containing protein, protein MVEAKVKRVSEKKLSKLLDLLKDGDSFEREKAMESLLAFPNKNVVERVALLLQRSETNVRMVVLEILKKIGYCSLGTITGLLDDENEDIRVYACEILGDMNDKRAIPYLIKKLSGDNENVRNAACIALGEINDEEAVDALLGALKDSEWIKFSAINSLGKIGSERAIKPLLGVFENDEEEVSLVACEVLVDIGGEEILDKILGILKKWNKKKRGEYIKIILEKENEYIFQTLKEKIGDELFEHLLSVIESEDIKSLNNLKLLANFKNTITCETILKSFKGIDPNEEDYYERLLLFASLKEIWEDNVEGFMNKDEDYLLPLIKASGMENVKIAENVMFSKYLESSIDVKREIVKNIPAIISGKGLSIIKEATKDTDGHIIGDAMTVISGMMLTEMKDEIINVVKKGFFDVRVKALRALKRIDLDNAIEIIKQFVDNGSSEDKKLYLSIASMLNSEQNFPFLEQLLHDLDENIKKMTVSVMGNFLDDERYMVLLTGLLMGENIPHEVLKIIKDRKLNLFQDRLVDIFINNNNGLWTRYYALLALGAFEIPSLFNVFLQGLNDKENLIKIGSLKALSDLNDERALPYIKPFTQSQDEDIRSTAEYAVERFETF, encoded by the coding sequence ATGGTTGAAGCTAAAGTTAAAAGGGTAAGCGAAAAAAAATTATCAAAACTGCTCGATTTATTGAAAGATGGCGATAGTTTTGAGAGAGAGAAGGCAATGGAGAGCCTGCTTGCTTTTCCAAACAAAAATGTAGTTGAGCGAGTAGCTCTTTTGTTGCAAAGAAGTGAAACCAACGTACGCATGGTTGTTTTGGAGATATTGAAAAAAATCGGGTATTGTAGTCTTGGAACAATCACCGGTCTGCTTGATGATGAAAATGAGGATATAAGGGTATATGCATGTGAAATACTGGGCGATATGAATGATAAACGTGCCATCCCTTATTTGATTAAAAAACTTTCCGGTGATAACGAAAACGTAAGGAACGCTGCTTGCATTGCCCTGGGAGAGATTAATGACGAAGAAGCTGTTGATGCGCTTCTGGGTGCGCTAAAAGACAGCGAATGGATAAAATTTTCAGCTATAAACAGTCTTGGGAAAATAGGAAGTGAACGAGCCATTAAACCTCTTCTTGGTGTGTTTGAAAATGACGAAGAAGAGGTGTCTCTTGTTGCTTGTGAGGTCCTTGTGGATATTGGAGGCGAAGAGATACTGGATAAAATTCTTGGTATTCTGAAGAAATGGAATAAAAAGAAAAGAGGCGAATATATAAAAATTATCCTTGAAAAGGAAAATGAGTATATCTTTCAAACTTTAAAAGAAAAAATAGGTGATGAATTATTTGAGCATCTTTTGAGCGTTATCGAATCTGAGGATATAAAGTCGCTTAATAATTTAAAATTATTAGCAAATTTTAAAAATACCATTACTTGTGAGACAATTCTTAAGTCTTTTAAAGGCATAGATCCCAATGAAGAGGACTATTATGAAAGGCTGTTGCTTTTTGCATCGTTGAAAGAGATATGGGAAGACAATGTTGAAGGGTTTATGAATAAGGATGAGGATTATTTACTGCCCTTAATAAAGGCCAGCGGAATGGAGAATGTAAAGATTGCTGAAAATGTAATGTTTAGTAAATATCTTGAATCATCTATAGATGTAAAAAGAGAGATTGTTAAAAATATTCCTGCAATTATCAGCGGTAAGGGGCTTTCGATAATAAAGGAAGCCACTAAAGATACTGACGGCCATATAATAGGCGATGCTATGACGGTTATCAGCGGCATGATGTTGACAGAAATGAAAGATGAAATAATTAATGTAGTAAAAAAAGGATTTTTTGACGTGAGAGTAAAAGCTTTGAGGGCATTGAAAAGAATTGATCTGGATAATGCAATTGAGATTATAAAACAATTTGTAGACAATGGCTCAAGTGAAGACAAGAAGTTATACCTGTCAATTGCATCTATGCTGAACAGCGAACAAAACTTCCCTTTTCTTGAACAACTTTTGCATGATCTGGATGAGAACATAAAAAAGATGACTGTAAGCGTAATGGGTAATTTTTTGGATGATGAAAGATATATGGTTCTTCTTACGGGACTTTTAATGGGTGAAAATATTCCACATGAAGTTTTGAAGATTATAAAAGACAGGAAATTGAATCTCTTTCAGGATAGACTGGTAGACATTTTTATAAACAACAACAATGGCTTATGGACGAGATATTATGCCTTATTGGCACTCGGTGCTTTTGAAATCCCGTCTTTATTCAATGTGTTTCTGCAGGGTCTTAACGATAAAGAAAACCTGATAAAGATCGGGAGTTTGAAAGCTCTTTCCGATCTTAACGATGAAAGGGCGCTTCCTTATATAAAACCTTTTACGCAAAGTCAGGATGAAGATATAAGGTCTACCGCAGAATATGCGGTGGAAAGGTTTGAAACCTTTTAA
- a CDS encoding protein-glutamate O-methyltransferase CheR, translating into MTREEFLQLRDYIYEKTGIFFAENKTYLLESRLTNRLSELGFGAFEDYYYFLKYGGEKASNEMSNLYDVVTTNETSFFRNPPQLDAFKVIIQKNYLNGTPINSPLKIWSAACSTGEEPYTLAIMLMELIEATKKNIPFMIYATDISVKVLEAAKKAVFGPYSVRNMNDSIRKKYFIEEKGSHILKDSVKKNVRFDYMNLVDADSYRKYRYMDVIFCRNVLIYFDEKVKKKVIDSMYESLKPGGFLTIGHAESLHNLSRAFKPLMFPGSIAYQRG; encoded by the coding sequence ATGACGAGAGAAGAGTTTTTACAACTGAGAGATTACATATATGAAAAAACGGGCATCTTTTTTGCGGAAAATAAAACATATCTCTTGGAAAGTAGACTTACAAACAGATTGAGCGAGCTTGGATTTGGCGCGTTTGAAGATTACTACTATTTTTTAAAGTATGGAGGAGAAAAAGCAAGCAATGAGATGAGCAATCTCTATGATGTAGTTACTACAAATGAGACAAGTTTTTTCAGAAATCCTCCTCAATTGGATGCTTTCAAAGTCATAATACAGAAGAACTATTTAAACGGAACCCCGATAAATTCGCCCTTAAAAATATGGAGTGCGGCATGTTCAACAGGAGAGGAACCGTATACACTTGCAATAATGTTAATGGAACTGATAGAAGCTACAAAGAAGAACATTCCCTTTATGATATACGCAACGGATATAAGCGTTAAGGTGCTGGAAGCGGCTAAAAAAGCTGTTTTTGGACCATACAGTGTGAGAAATATGAACGATTCTATAAGGAAAAAGTATTTTATTGAAGAAAAAGGTTCGCACATATTGAAGGATAGCGTGAAAAAGAATGTAAGATTCGACTATATGAATCTGGTTGATGCAGATTCATATAGAAAGTACAGATATATGGATGTAATTTTTTGTCGTAATGTCCTTATTTACTTTGACGAGAAGGTAAAGAAAAAGGTTATTGATTCTATGTATGAGTCGTTGAAACCAGGTGGATTTTTAACCATAGGCCATGCCGAATCACTCCACAACCTGTCGAGGGCGTTTAAACCTTTAATGTTCCCTGGCTCAATTGCTTATCAGAGAGGATAG
- a CDS encoding response regulator, with protein sequence MKKILIVDDSPTIRKLINFILRKKNYLITEAEDGMDAMEKLIDAKVDLVIADLNMPNMDGIELAKSLRNNYYHLDTPIIMLTTTKDENLRKGAFEAGVNLFLNKPIQPNILLYKVKSLLEGGE encoded by the coding sequence ATGAAAAAAATATTAATTGTTGATGATTCGCCAACCATCAGAAAGTTGATTAATTTTATTTTGAGGAAAAAGAATTATTTGATTACGGAGGCGGAGGACGGTATGGATGCTATGGAAAAGCTGATTGATGCAAAAGTGGATTTAGTTATAGCAGATCTGAATATGCCCAATATGGATGGTATAGAACTGGCTAAAAGCCTGCGGAATAACTATTACCATCTTGATACGCCCATAATAATGCTTACCACTACCAAAGATGAAAATTTAAGGAAAGGTGCTTTTGAGGCAGGGGTTAATTTATTTCTTAATAAGCCCATACAGCCAAATATTTTACTATACAAAGTAAAAAGTCTTTTAGAAGGGGGAGAATAA
- a CDS encoding chemotaxis protein CheA, whose protein sequence is MADQSLENDEMREIINDFIVESSELIENVIQDIVTIEENHDDEVVNGIFRAVHTIKGTSSFLGFAALAGLAHKGEDLLGMVRKGEIKINKEIADVLLEALDLMKSMIENIKYKGVDEGDVSSIITELERLSKVEKKMLGEILVEENVLTKNELEVVLEKQKVDQSKKLGEIVVEEKLITEGQLNSILTKQKTQHRDDQTVRIDVKKLDELMNLVGELVLGKNRLIMVKSLAKRGSESNNVMDNLEEVSNYIEVITNDLQLSIMKARLVPMSKVFNKVPRMVRDLCSEFKKDIGLKISGEETELDRSLIESLHDPLIHIIRNSVDHGVETPEERRHAGKEEKGQLSISAYNEGNHVIIEIFDDGKGINIQAVKEKVKEKGLMGESELNNLTDKEVMNLVFIPGLSTAKKLSSVSGRGVGMDVVKTNIEKMNGQVYIDSEQGKWTRLIIKLPLTLAIMRALIVKIAEEFYAIPLSNVIELVKLKEGLTKSVDKNEVLMLRDIIVPILDMSKVFLSENNNGHGGYLVICRIGDRTIGVKVQSVIGQEEVVIKPLGEFMGNINGVGGATIRGDGKVILILDIPAMINNSGLQGMLRK, encoded by the coding sequence ATGGCAGACCAATCTTTAGAAAATGATGAAATGCGTGAAATTATAAACGATTTTATTGTAGAGTCAAGTGAATTGATAGAAAACGTGATTCAGGATATTGTTACAATTGAAGAAAACCATGATGATGAAGTTGTGAATGGCATTTTCAGGGCTGTACATACTATTAAAGGAACTTCAAGCTTTTTAGGCTTTGCAGCGCTTGCCGGCCTTGCTCATAAGGGTGAAGATCTGCTTGGCATGGTAAGAAAGGGAGAAATTAAAATCAACAAAGAAATAGCGGATGTGCTGCTTGAAGCTTTAGACTTGATGAAGTCTATGATAGAAAACATAAAGTATAAGGGTGTTGATGAAGGAGATGTATCATCGATCATAACAGAATTGGAACGTCTAAGTAAGGTAGAGAAGAAAATGCTCGGTGAAATTCTTGTTGAGGAAAATGTTCTCACAAAAAACGAGCTCGAAGTAGTTCTTGAAAAACAAAAGGTTGATCAGAGCAAGAAGCTTGGTGAAATCGTCGTTGAGGAAAAGCTTATTACTGAAGGTCAATTGAACAGTATTTTAACAAAACAGAAGACACAGCATAGAGATGACCAGACAGTCAGAATAGATGTTAAGAAACTGGATGAATTAATGAATCTGGTCGGAGAACTTGTCCTTGGGAAAAACAGGCTTATAATGGTGAAGAGTCTCGCAAAGAGAGGTTCAGAAAGTAATAATGTAATGGATAATCTCGAGGAAGTGTCTAATTACATAGAAGTTATTACAAACGACTTGCAGCTTTCCATTATGAAGGCAAGACTGGTTCCTATGAGTAAAGTATTCAATAAAGTTCCCAGAATGGTAAGAGACCTGTGCAGTGAATTCAAAAAGGATATTGGGTTGAAAATAAGTGGTGAAGAAACGGAGCTTGACAGGTCATTAATAGAATCATTGCACGATCCTTTGATACACATAATCAGAAACTCTGTTGATCATGGTGTTGAAACGCCTGAAGAACGCAGACATGCCGGTAAGGAAGAAAAGGGACAGCTTTCGATAAGTGCATATAATGAAGGAAATCATGTAATTATTGAGATTTTTGATGATGGTAAAGGAATAAACATACAGGCCGTAAAGGAAAAGGTAAAAGAAAAAGGACTCATGGGTGAGTCTGAGTTAAATAATCTTACCGACAAAGAGGTTATGAATCTTGTCTTTATCCCAGGTCTCAGTACTGCAAAAAAATTAAGCAGCGTCTCAGGCAGAGGCGTTGGTATGGATGTTGTGAAAACAAATATTGAGAAAATGAATGGTCAGGTATATATAGACTCAGAGCAGGGCAAATGGACAAGACTGATAATTAAACTACCGCTTACCCTTGCGATAATGAGAGCTTTGATTGTAAAAATTGCAGAAGAATTTTACGCTATCCCCTTAAGCAACGTAATTGAGCTTGTCAAGTTAAAAGAAGGGTTGACAAAATCGGTCGATAAGAATGAGGTATTAATGCTCAGGGATATTATTGTCCCCATTCTGGATATGTCAAAGGTATTTTTATCGGAGAATAATAATGGACATGGCGGTTATCTTGTAATCTGCAGGATCGGCGATAGAACCATAGGTGTTAAAGTCCAGTCTGTTATTGGACAAGAAGAAGTGGTCATTAAACCTCTCGGGGAATTTATGGGAAATATAAACGGTGTTGGCGGGGCAACCATAAGAGGCGACGGCAAGGTTATATTGATTCTGGACATACCTGCAATGATAAACAACAGTGGTTTGCAGGGCATGCTTAGAAAGTGA
- a CDS encoding HDOD domain-containing protein has translation MEQVFIGRQTILNKRESTFGYELLFRNASSLTANVTDNSMATASVMVNALNNIGFKNLVGEKKGFINVNYEMLSGGFTELLPKDNTVLEILEHVDINTDLIALCGNLKEIGYCFALDDFIYNDSYLPLLNIAQYIKLDILMYNKKDLEDIVKLLKKHPVKLLAEKVETKEDFKYCYDLGFEFFQGYFFSKPTIVTGKTISSSQLVLFELFNSLSKEEEINIIERQFKKNPQLDIKLLKFINSAGFYLTQKIDSIRQAIMMLGYHNLQKWVALMLFAKESEDLKSNPLLERATIRGLMMESMANSLTKSRTKGDSAFIAGILSLTDALLGIPLNDIISDLNLSKEIYNALVTREGFLGELLYITEKFEKEELNEIQDILSQHKIDIKDLLAAETKAIMEFEHIDNKE, from the coding sequence ATGGAACAGGTCTTTATAGGCAGGCAAACGATATTAAACAAAAGAGAGTCCACTTTCGGATATGAGCTCCTCTTCAGAAATGCATCAAGCTTGACTGCAAATGTTACGGATAATTCAATGGCAACCGCATCGGTAATGGTGAACGCCTTGAATAATATCGGGTTCAAAAATCTGGTGGGTGAAAAAAAGGGTTTTATAAATGTAAATTATGAAATGCTCTCAGGCGGTTTTACCGAATTGTTACCTAAAGATAATACTGTCTTAGAGATTCTAGAACATGTTGATATAAATACAGATTTAATAGCACTGTGCGGTAATTTAAAAGAAATAGGGTACTGTTTTGCACTGGATGATTTTATTTATAATGATTCTTATTTACCACTCTTAAATATTGCACAATATATAAAGCTTGACATACTGATGTACAACAAAAAAGATTTAGAGGATATTGTCAAACTTTTAAAAAAGCATCCTGTCAAACTATTGGCTGAAAAGGTAGAGACGAAAGAAGACTTCAAGTATTGTTATGATCTTGGTTTTGAATTTTTTCAAGGATACTTTTTTTCAAAACCAACTATCGTGACAGGTAAGACAATATCTTCTTCACAACTTGTTTTATTTGAATTATTCAACAGTTTATCAAAAGAAGAAGAAATTAATATTATTGAACGGCAGTTTAAGAAGAATCCTCAATTAGATATCAAATTGTTAAAGTTCATCAACTCTGCCGGTTTTTACCTCACACAAAAAATAGATTCTATTCGGCAGGCAATTATGATGCTCGGGTACCACAATTTGCAAAAATGGGTTGCTCTTATGTTGTTCGCCAAAGAATCAGAGGATTTAAAATCAAATCCACTTCTTGAAAGGGCTACGATACGCGGGCTTATGATGGAGTCTATGGCAAACAGCCTGACAAAAAGCAGGACCAAAGGAGACAGCGCCTTTATAGCAGGTATACTATCTCTCACTGATGCCCTGCTGGGAATACCATTAAACGATATAATATCTGATCTTAATCTGTCGAAAGAAATCTACAACGCACTGGTAACAAGAGAGGGTTTTTTGGGAGAATTATTGTACATTACAGAAAAATTCGAAAAAGAGGAATTAAACGAAATTCAGGATATCCTCAGTCAACACAAGATCGACATCAAAGATTTACTGGCAGCTGAGACAAAAGCCATCATGGAATTTGAACATATAGATAATAAGGAATAA
- a CDS encoding chemotaxis protein CheW: MNEDRILQLVTFKLENEEFGVDILKVQEINKMMSITKIPNAPFFIEGVINLRGKIIPIVDLRKKLGFESKPYDKATRIIVVELDGLVLGFVVDSVSEVLRIPSNTIEPAPSIIGGIESDYIEGVGKLDDRLLILLELKKIFVGAERAEIEMASFN; this comes from the coding sequence ATGAACGAAGACAGAATATTGCAGCTTGTGACTTTTAAATTGGAAAATGAGGAGTTTGGGGTTGATATTTTAAAAGTGCAGGAAATAAACAAAATGATGAGTATTACCAAAATACCGAATGCACCTTTTTTTATAGAGGGTGTAATTAATCTGCGCGGGAAAATAATTCCTATTGTTGATCTAAGAAAGAAGCTGGGTTTTGAAAGCAAGCCCTACGATAAGGCGACAAGAATTATAGTAGTTGAGTTGGATGGACTTGTGCTCGGGTTTGTTGTAGATTCCGTATCCGAGGTTTTGAGAATTCCAAGTAACACAATAGAGCCGGCACCGTCAATAATCGGAGGTATTGAATCAGACTACATTGAAGGTGTAGGCAAACTTGACGATAGGCTATTAATTCTGCTTGAACTTAAAAAGATTTTTGTAGGTGCTGAGAGAGCGGAGATTGAAATGGCAAGTTTCAATTAA
- a CDS encoding flagellar hook-basal body protein: protein MIKGIFSTLSGKFLTERRMDIISNNIANASTPGYKMMRPVFNVEKSDSNSVTNNQQQDTYTNFADSYIHFSNAPLVESGNKLDIGIEGDGFFVISTKDGPMYARNGQFAINKEKKLVTLDGSSVLGQSGEIRVEGADVRIEGDGSIFVDKTFVDKLKIVDFKDKKDLRNYGNSMFINMNQDNIETTPETYTIKQGFYETSNVDVIKEMIELMSTLRAYESYTKVDQFFSDMMSKIINVGR, encoded by the coding sequence ATGATAAAAGGAATATTCAGTACGCTTTCAGGCAAGTTTTTAACTGAGAGAAGAATGGACATAATTTCAAATAATATCGCCAATGCCTCGACGCCTGGTTATAAAATGATGCGGCCTGTGTTTAATGTTGAAAAAAGTGACAGTAATTCGGTTACAAACAACCAACAACAAGATACATATACTAATTTTGCTGACTCATATATCCATTTTTCAAACGCTCCTCTGGTTGAAAGCGGAAATAAACTCGACATTGGCATTGAGGGAGACGGTTTTTTTGTTATTTCCACAAAAGACGGGCCCATGTATGCAAGAAACGGTCAATTTGCTATCAATAAAGAGAAAAAACTTGTAACACTCGACGGATCGTCGGTTCTCGGGCAGTCGGGAGAGATAAGGGTTGAAGGAGCAGATGTTAGAATAGAAGGCGATGGTTCAATTTTTGTCGACAAGACCTTTGTCGACAAACTGAAAATTGTTGATTTTAAAGATAAGAAAGATTTGCGTAATTACGGGAACAGTATGTTTATAAACATGAATCAGGATAATATCGAGACTACACCTGAAACATATACGATTAAGCAGGGTTTTTATGAGACATCAAATGTTGATGTTATAAAAGAAATGATAGAACTGATGTCTACATTACGTGCGTATGAGTCTTACACTAAAGTGGATCAGTTTTTTAGTGACATGATGAGTAAAATAATAAACGTAGGAAGATAG